In the Nothobranchius furzeri strain GRZ-AD chromosome 15, NfurGRZ-RIMD1, whole genome shotgun sequence genome, one interval contains:
- the LOC107390694 gene encoding espin-like protein, with amino-acid sequence MTEADLNRIEKQIENLQVMHKVSEVEKELEELERELHQLLPVSAALSQEYFSVNPKQVHGQAEDLPAWCSKISTLLKSMAILLATLGGKEIDVLDIIFPGYSQEGAKTTSTGPSQISSNSGVIGRSQSFSTREEVEKEIKQCGVSVKNLKANYEIQNQAQSTDGHANRVYMRKRSLPVVCESSFCLEDGLPCSSASVLDFNSNGHLPPVEETVLPLVGEPVIIATHVPKTYAPSDAMAPTNIKEFNQVLSSDPILNSDQLTRSLEVQTDMSYVQECVEMRKERIVLLFLEHWRKYTISESYRTKYTGRRGNYLDVGCEDYSQLSTQVGGEMHSEDDKLIMFMKSKQVVGNLIGHWRVIMSQVPTRQIRRLSRAQMIYWPEHFLPHINGSAVSYESLTLDLFMLGYFQLLEMNMSRSERKFRHLLCYEMFDRLGSHKWEVIRQFHKEVMMGIESGKRDWADGFEDIKLKYFGDTDNGGGVMTASLQSVSPDMSTMPMQESLTPPPSHSPPPPPLHPAPPIAQSTEPSSAPQATPPTTHSNVSPSPSSAAAQNCVIDTDTSLEGNAQEKDKCKGQMPSNESVDSNGASLEKDQMQNSTTERVQQAVIPQGTTDGSGSDPEKDIPRVRDEIREEHLVDKSLHRDEPNEVAIKVIYELKEFSNEEIIRYIDRSFAFWKEKEAELFDI; translated from the coding sequence ATGACTGAAGCTGACTTGAATCGTATTGAGAAGCAAATTGAGAACCTGCAGGTGATGCATAAGGTGTCAGAAGTTGAGAAGGAACTGGAGGAACTAGAACGAGAACTTCACCAGCTCCTGCCAGTTTCTGCTGCTTTAAGTCAGGAGTACTTCTCTGTCAATCCAAAGCAAGTCCATGGTCAAGCTGAAGATCTCCCAGCTTGGTGCAGCAAGATCTCAACCCTGCTTAAGAGCATGGCAATTCTGCTGGCTACCCTTGGAGGAAAAGAGATAGATGTCTTAGACATTATATTTCCTGGATATTCCCAAGAAGGAGCAAAAACAACAAGCACAGGCCCATCTCAGATATCTTCAAACTCTGGAGTTATTGGACGTTCTCAATCCTTCTCCACTAGAGAAGAAGTGGAAAAGGAAATCAAGCAATGTGGCGTTTCGGTGAAGAACCTTAAGGCTAATTATGAAATTCAGAATCAGGCTCAGTCCACAGATGGTCATGCTAACAGGGTTTACATGCGCAAAAGGTCACTTCCTGTGGTATGCGAGTCTAGCTTTTGTCTAGAGGATGGTTTACCTTGCTCCTCAGCATCAGTCCTTGACTTCAACTCCAATGGACATTTACCTCCAGTGGAAGAAACTGTCTTACCACTTGTTGGAGAACCAGTTATCATTGCTACTCATGTTCCCAAGACGTATGCTCCCTCAGACGCAATGGCTCCAACAAATATTAAAGAGTTCAACCAGGTTCTTTCGTCTGACCCCATTTTAAATAGTGATCAACTGACACGAAGCTTGGAGGTGCAGACAGACATGAGCTATGTCCAGGAGTGTGTTGAAATGAGGAAAGAGAGAATTGTTCTTCTATTCCTTGAACACTGGCGAAAGTACACTATCTCAGAATCCTATCGGACTAAATATACAGGCAGGAGGGGGAACTACTTGGATGTTGGCTGTGAGGACTACAGCCAGTTAAGTACTCAAGTTGGCGGAGAAATGCACAGTGAAGATGACAAACTGATCATGTTCATGAAGTCAAAGCAAGTCGttgggaatctgattggccactggAGAGTGATCATGAGCCAAGTGCCCACTCGTCAGATCCGCAGGTTGAGTCGTGCCCAGATGATCTACTGGCCAGAGCATTTCTTACCACACATCAATGGATCAGCTGTGAGTTATGAAAGTCTAACCCTTGATCTTTTCATGCTGGGCTACTTCCAGTTGCTGGAGATGAACATGTCTCGTAGTGAGAGGAAATTCCGCCACCTCTTGTGCTATGAGATGTTTGACCGCCTTGGCAGCCATAAATGGGAGGTCATAAGACAGTTTCATAAGGAAGTCATGATGGGCATTGAAAGTGGGAAACGGGACTGGGCAGATGGCTTTGAGGATATAAAGCTGAAGTATTTTGGCGACACTGATAATGGGGGTGGTGTGATGACCGCTTCTCTACAGTCAGTGTCCCCCGATATGTCTACCATGCCCATGCAGGAATCACTTACTCCCCCACCATCTCATTCTCCCCCTCCACCACCTTTGCATCCAGCACCCCCTATTGCACAGTCTACTGAACCATCATCAGCACCACAAGCTACTCCACCCACAACCCATTCAAATGTTTCTCCATCAccatcttctgctgctgctcagaACTGTGTGATTGACACTGATACCTCACTGGAGGGCAATGCTCAGGAGAAGGACAAATGTAAGGGGCAGATGCCATCAAATGAGTCTGTGGATTCTAATGGAGCCAGTTTAGAGAAGGACCAAATGCAGAACTCAACAACTGAAAGAGTACAACAAGCTGTGATACCACAGGGCACAACAGATGGTTCAGGGTCAGATCCAGAGAAAGACATTCCACGTGTTCGTGATGAAATCAGAGAGGAACATCTTGTTGACAAATCTCTACACAGAGATGAGCCTAATGAAGTTGCAATTAAAGTGATTTATGAGTTAAAAGAGTTTAGCAATGAGGAAATCATCCGGTACATTGATCGAAGCTTTGCTTTTTGGAAAGAAAAGGAAGCTGAACTTTTCGATATTTAA